From one Desulfurobacterium thermolithotrophum DSM 11699 genomic stretch:
- a CDS encoding IS110 family transposase — protein MSPPEIRDYSKEATFKGRRLDFSLGNKPRAWRLADASCRLIIVAGSAVLEYGNSSEAEVAKHKTYQGVEMKEKVEKTLYVGVDYHKNSFTAAYLDCLTGILNTKKYEAEELEKFKNHLTTFRKKGYSVKVAVETLTGVTFFTEEIRNCVDEITYVNTNKFKNILKGVNSAKNDRIDAETIAIYYEMGLLPTVYVPTRKEKELRIKMKERDSFVDMRKGVINRLHSLLLEYGIKTNKRELTTKKGMERIKEETKKKVPPSLRETIWRQIETIEYLTDKIRETEEDIKSFIGEDEELKGKVELLKSIPGVGDIVAIAFISAVCNEERFENGDKVAAYFGLVPRINSSGDEVRNGRITKKGDSRTRNKIIQATRALLNSKLDNSVKRFYEGLVKKGLEKKKALIAAARKLVKVMFAVLRERRQFMDFVENKCNLCVGG, from the coding sequence ATGTCACCCCCTGAAATTCGGGACTATAGTAAAGAGGCAACCTTTAAAGGCAGGAGGCTGGATTTTTCCCTGGGGAATAAGCCCCGTGCGTGGAGATTAGCCGATGCCTCCTGCCGGCTAATTATAGTGGCGGGAAGCGCCGTATTGGAGTATGGGAATAGTTCCGAAGCAGAGGTTGCAAAACACAAAACATATCAGGGGGTAGAGATGAAGGAGAAGGTAGAGAAAACACTGTATGTCGGAGTGGACTACCACAAAAACAGCTTTACAGCAGCTTATTTAGATTGTCTGACAGGGATACTTAATACCAAGAAGTACGAAGCAGAAGAGTTAGAGAAATTTAAAAATCACCTAACAACTTTTAGGAAAAAAGGATATTCAGTAAAAGTTGCGGTAGAAACCTTAACAGGAGTAACATTTTTTACGGAGGAGATAAGGAACTGCGTTGATGAAATAACTTACGTTAACACTAACAAATTTAAGAACATTCTAAAAGGTGTTAACAGTGCTAAAAACGACAGGATAGATGCAGAAACGATAGCCATTTACTATGAAATGGGCTTACTTCCGACAGTTTACGTCCCGACGAGAAAAGAAAAAGAGCTAAGGATAAAGATGAAAGAGAGAGATAGCTTTGTAGATATGAGAAAAGGGGTAATTAACAGACTTCATAGCCTATTGCTTGAATATGGGATAAAGACAAACAAGAGAGAACTCACCACGAAGAAAGGGATGGAAAGGATAAAGGAAGAAACGAAGAAGAAAGTGCCTCCGTCATTACGAGAAACGATATGGAGGCAAATAGAAACAATAGAATACTTAACAGATAAGATAAGAGAGACAGAAGAAGATATCAAGAGTTTTATAGGAGAAGATGAGGAGCTTAAGGGAAAAGTAGAACTTCTAAAAAGCATACCTGGAGTAGGAGATATAGTAGCTATAGCCTTTATATCTGCCGTATGTAACGAAGAGAGGTTTGAAAACGGAGACAAGGTAGCGGCTTATTTTGGACTTGTTCCTCGTATTAATAGCAGTGGAGACGAAGTTAGAAATGGAAGGATAACAAAGAAAGGGGACAGCAGAACGAGGAACAAGATTATCCAGGCTACGAGAGCGTTATTGAACAGCAAGTTAGACAATTCAGTTAAAAGATTTTACGAAGGGTTAGTTAAAAAAGGTTTAGAGAAGAAGAAAGCGCTGATAGCTGCGGCGAGGAAATTGGTTAAAGTAATGTTCGCAGTTTTGAGAGAGAGAAGGCAATTTATGGATTTTGTTGAAAATAAATGCAACCTCTGTGTTGGGGGTTGA
- a CDS encoding RNA-guided endonuclease TnpB family protein, translating into MLSSRVLSIRISGKDRKEKVRKLLFDLAHFKNLWIILIRRYKELYGYYSTDQSILYGLIADKEYSSKKEGKLRKFKEVRENILKDEELTGLLKALKEQKRKVDNNYLLQQVIRSVVKSFNDYRKAYKEYQKNPKKFKGTPKPPKSKKLKFLMNFSVELNVNTFERLEDSILIKLRINSKEFLKVKLPKNFNFEIKSIRLKLFGTDVYADVVYKVETLELRTTGEYTAGIDLGLNNLIALVSTNPNLESLIVSGKEIKAFNQWFNKEKAKLQSEIDTIRNKLSQIEEEEETQNLKQLLTEKLIILKELSAYRKRRIDNDFHKISRKVVDILKATDHKKLYIGKGATESKDGINIGKKNNQHFVSVPFRRLIGLIKYKAEEVGIKALEVEEAFTSKTSPFADILEVRKIGKKYLKAKEKEDKTLLQELLNQLKSLRKAIRKFRGLLKDKVSGAFFNADLVGAYNILRVGENSLRLIEDLKLLFVKLCNPVKFRLIEFFYKVSCGTRKGAGSSSHNAGLSPFDYQSCGNLTTF; encoded by the coding sequence ATGCTCTCAAGTAGAGTATTAAGCATAAGAATTTCAGGAAAAGATAGAAAAGAGAAAGTCAGGAAACTATTATTTGACCTTGCACACTTTAAAAACCTCTGGATAATTTTAATCAGGAGATACAAAGAGCTTTACGGATACTATTCGACTGACCAGTCAATACTCTACGGACTCATAGCAGATAAAGAATACTCATCAAAAAAAGAAGGAAAGCTCAGGAAGTTTAAAGAAGTGAGGGAAAACATTTTAAAAGATGAAGAACTGACAGGACTCCTGAAAGCTTTAAAAGAACAGAAAAGGAAAGTTGACAACAACTATCTGCTCCAGCAGGTAATAAGGAGTGTGGTAAAAAGCTTTAACGATTACAGGAAAGCATACAAGGAGTATCAGAAGAATCCCAAGAAGTTTAAAGGGACTCCGAAACCTCCAAAATCAAAAAAGCTGAAGTTTTTAATGAACTTCTCGGTAGAGCTAAACGTAAACACATTTGAGCGGTTAGAGGATAGTATTCTGATAAAACTCAGAATTAACAGCAAGGAATTTCTGAAAGTGAAACTACCGAAAAACTTTAACTTTGAAATTAAGAGCATAAGACTGAAACTATTTGGAACAGACGTTTATGCAGACGTTGTTTACAAAGTAGAAACTTTGGAATTAAGAACAACAGGAGAATACACAGCAGGGATAGATTTAGGACTTAACAACCTGATAGCTTTAGTTTCCACGAATCCGAATTTAGAGAGTCTCATAGTTTCAGGAAAAGAGATAAAAGCATTCAATCAGTGGTTCAACAAAGAAAAAGCTAAGCTCCAGTCAGAGATAGACACTATCAGGAACAAACTTTCACAAATAGAAGAAGAGGAAGAAACACAGAACCTAAAACAGCTTCTTACAGAGAAGCTCATAATACTCAAAGAGCTGTCAGCATACAGAAAAAGAAGGATAGACAACGACTTTCACAAGATAAGCAGAAAAGTGGTTGACATTCTGAAAGCAACTGACCACAAAAAGCTTTACATAGGGAAGGGAGCAACAGAGAGCAAGGATGGAATAAACATAGGGAAGAAGAACAACCAACACTTTGTTTCAGTTCCATTCAGGAGACTGATAGGACTAATCAAATACAAAGCAGAGGAAGTAGGGATAAAAGCTCTTGAAGTAGAGGAAGCGTTTACGTCAAAGACTTCACCGTTTGCAGACATACTTGAAGTCAGAAAGATAGGGAAAAAGTATTTAAAAGCAAAGGAGAAAGAGGATAAAACTTTACTTCAAGAGCTTTTAAATCAACTGAAAAGTTTACGGAAAGCGATAAGGAAGTTCAGAGGACTGCTAAAGGATAAAGTTTCAGGAGCTTTTTTCAATGCAGACCTTGTGGGAGCATACAACATATTGAGAGTGGGAGAGAACTCCCTTAGATTGATTGAAGACTTAAAGCTTTTATTTGTTAAGCTCTGTAATCCTGTCAAGTTTAGACTCATAGAATTTTTCTACAAAGTATCCTGCGGTACCCGTAAGGGAGCAGGTAGTAGTTCGCATAATGCAGGGTTGAGTCCTTTTGACTACCAGTCATGTGGTAATTTAACCACGTTTTAG
- a CDS encoding IGHMBP2 family helicase gives MPILLEGVLEGKRLQRELKHLGLRKHDVKSVYIANGSTLVFLKDESLCKVYEELIPNQETIKEIVTVHNYVEKFKYLIDIERIAEIEAQEAEIRKLSGRERELLGRAILDLKGTKAGTKFHLHLVRFWREKPIETEIGTGDIVLVSKGNPLKSELLGTVVRVTEKTMTVAFENRPPNWVYKKGVRVDLYVNDVTFKRMEENLEAFRHATKRQREIRNIIIGLKEPEKVEKEEFEVVDKRLNKTQINAVKQALGAKDFYLIHGPPGTGKTSTITELIVQLVKRGNKVLATADSNIAADNILLNLSKYSELKLVRIGHPARVLEELEKFSIYTLYEEHEKTQKIKEGWERVRELIEKREQFTKPLPHLRRGMSDDEIVFFGRKGKSFRGIPKKTMRSMANWILTNYEIDVRIKALKEMESIVLRQIIASADVVISTNSMVKSELLEGFHFDVAVIDEGSQQVEPSTLIPIMKADKFYIAGDHKQLPPTVTSEEAKELEKTLFERLINSHSELSSMLQVQYRMNEKIMEFPNREFYEGKLRAAEIVKNHTLADFDLKEPEKFKEILNPSEPLAFLDTSDINAYEFQPEGSTSYENYEEAKIAISIAEELCKIGVDKKDIGIITPYAAQVKLIKQLLLEKDLKVEVNSVDGFQGREKEVIIISFVRSNDEGEIGFLKDLRRLNVAITRPKRKLIAIGNAETLSNHEVYKRFIENIKEKGTFLKLN, from the coding sequence ATGCCAATTCTTCTTGAAGGTGTCCTTGAAGGAAAAAGACTTCAAAGGGAATTAAAACATCTTGGTTTAAGAAAACACGACGTAAAGTCAGTTTACATTGCAAACGGATCCACTTTAGTCTTTTTGAAAGACGAATCACTTTGTAAAGTTTACGAAGAACTAATACCTAATCAAGAAACTATAAAAGAAATCGTTACAGTCCATAATTATGTTGAAAAGTTTAAGTATTTAATCGATATAGAAAGAATAGCAGAAATTGAAGCTCAGGAAGCAGAAATTAGAAAGCTTTCTGGAAGAGAAAGAGAGCTCCTTGGAAGAGCCATTCTTGACTTAAAAGGTACAAAGGCAGGAACTAAGTTTCATCTCCATCTTGTTAGATTTTGGAGAGAAAAGCCAATAGAAACGGAGATAGGGACAGGTGACATAGTTCTTGTTAGTAAAGGAAATCCCTTAAAAAGTGAACTTCTTGGAACAGTTGTAAGAGTTACTGAAAAAACAATGACAGTTGCTTTTGAAAACAGACCTCCTAATTGGGTTTATAAAAAAGGAGTAAGGGTTGATCTATACGTAAACGATGTAACATTTAAAAGAATGGAAGAAAATTTAGAAGCTTTTCGTCACGCCACAAAAAGACAAAGAGAAATTAGAAACATCATTATTGGGCTTAAAGAGCCTGAAAAAGTAGAAAAAGAAGAATTTGAAGTTGTTGACAAAAGGCTTAACAAAACTCAAATAAATGCTGTAAAACAGGCACTTGGAGCTAAAGACTTTTACCTTATTCACGGTCCTCCTGGAACTGGAAAAACAAGTACTATTACAGAACTAATAGTTCAGCTTGTAAAAAGAGGAAACAAAGTTCTCGCAACCGCTGATTCAAACATCGCAGCAGACAACATTTTACTTAACCTTTCAAAGTATTCAGAACTAAAACTTGTAAGAATCGGCCATCCTGCAAGAGTCTTAGAAGAACTTGAAAAGTTTTCTATTTATACTCTTTACGAAGAACATGAAAAGACACAGAAAATAAAAGAAGGTTGGGAAAGAGTAAGGGAACTAATAGAAAAGAGAGAACAATTTACAAAACCTCTTCCCCATCTTAGAAGAGGCATGAGTGACGACGAGATAGTTTTCTTTGGTAGAAAAGGAAAAAGCTTTAGGGGAATTCCAAAAAAGACTATGCGTTCTATGGCAAACTGGATTCTAACAAACTATGAAATTGATGTTAGAATAAAAGCATTAAAAGAGATGGAATCAATTGTCTTACGCCAAATAATTGCAAGTGCTGATGTTGTAATATCAACAAATTCAATGGTTAAATCAGAGCTCCTTGAAGGGTTTCATTTTGATGTTGCGGTTATAGATGAAGGAAGTCAACAAGTAGAACCTTCTACTCTAATTCCAATAATGAAGGCAGACAAATTCTACATTGCTGGAGATCACAAACAACTTCCACCAACTGTAACAAGCGAAGAAGCAAAAGAACTTGAGAAAACCTTATTTGAAAGGCTTATAAATAGCCATTCAGAGCTTTCCTCCATGCTTCAGGTTCAGTACAGAATGAATGAGAAAATAATGGAGTTTCCAAACAGAGAATTTTACGAAGGGAAACTAAGAGCAGCAGAAATAGTAAAAAACCACACTCTTGCCGACTTTGACCTAAAAGAACCCGAAAAATTTAAGGAAATACTTAATCCTTCAGAGCCACTTGCTTTTCTTGATACTTCAGATATAAACGCTTATGAATTTCAACCAGAAGGTTCTACCTCATACGAAAACTACGAAGAGGCAAAGATAGCCATTTCAATAGCTGAGGAACTCTGCAAAATAGGCGTTGACAAAAAAGACATTGGAATAATCACACCCTATGCCGCTCAGGTAAAGCTTATAAAGCAGCTTTTATTGGAAAAAGATTTAAAAGTAGAAGTAAACTCTGTGGATGGATTTCAGGGAAGAGAAAAAGAAGTAATCATTATTTCTTTTGTTCGATCAAATGATGAAGGAGAGATAGGTTTTCTAAAAGATTTAAGAAGATTAAACGTTGCTATAACGAGACCAAAAAGAAAACTTATAGCTATAGGAAACGCAGAAACACTTTCAAATCATGAAGTCTATAAAAGATTTATAGAAAATATAAAAGAAAAAGGAACCTTTTTGAAACTAAATTAA
- the murC gene encoding UDP-N-acetylmuramate--L-alanine ligase, whose protein sequence is MIGKLKIHIVGIGGIGMSGIALILKGQGYEVQGSDIKESSMVKKLREEGIRVFIGHKAENVHGANLVIHSSAVKFDNVELQEAKNLGIPVIPRADILSDIMRFKEGVAVAGTHGKTTTSSMIATIFHIAGLKPTILVGGRLSILGGVNAQSGDGNWLVAEADESDGTFLKLTPTFSVITNIDADHVDYYGSFENLKEAFLDFANRVSFYGKVFLCGECQNVKEIVGSIYKRKLIYGFSEKFDLYAKEIVPVGLGTIFDVYYKSKKLGRVKLNVPGKHNILNALGAIGVSLEVGVSFNQIAESLEMFRNANRRMELKGTVNGITFIDDYAHHPTEIETSYKALKSSFPDRRIVVLFQPHRFSRTNLLWKEFVKVLKEIDNLFISDIYPAGEKPIKGINAKNLARECGAVYCGSLKKACRTIKLELKPGDVFLSMGAGDVTKAFELITGEKDEQEDYLSF, encoded by the coding sequence TTGATAGGAAAACTAAAAATTCATATTGTTGGAATTGGTGGAATAGGAATGTCAGGGATTGCTCTTATTTTGAAAGGGCAAGGTTATGAAGTTCAAGGTTCTGATATTAAAGAAAGTTCTATGGTTAAAAAGCTCAGAGAAGAGGGAATAAGAGTTTTTATAGGTCACAAAGCTGAAAACGTTCACGGTGCAAATTTAGTTATTCACTCTTCGGCAGTAAAGTTTGATAATGTAGAGCTCCAAGAAGCTAAAAATTTGGGAATTCCGGTTATTCCAAGAGCAGATATTTTGTCTGACATAATGCGTTTTAAAGAAGGAGTAGCAGTAGCAGGAACTCATGGAAAAACCACTACCAGTTCAATGATAGCAACTATCTTTCATATAGCTGGTCTCAAACCTACCATTTTGGTTGGAGGAAGACTTTCTATTCTTGGTGGAGTCAATGCTCAAAGTGGAGATGGAAATTGGCTTGTGGCAGAAGCTGACGAAAGTGATGGAACTTTCTTAAAACTTACACCTACCTTTTCTGTTATTACGAACATAGATGCTGATCATGTTGACTATTACGGTTCTTTTGAGAATTTAAAGGAAGCTTTTTTAGACTTTGCTAATAGAGTTTCATTTTATGGAAAAGTTTTTCTTTGTGGAGAATGCCAAAATGTTAAGGAGATTGTTGGTAGTATTTACAAAAGAAAATTGATTTATGGATTTAGTGAAAAGTTTGATCTTTATGCAAAAGAAATAGTTCCTGTAGGACTTGGTACGATATTTGATGTTTACTATAAAAGCAAGAAGCTTGGAAGAGTAAAGCTAAATGTTCCGGGAAAACACAATATTTTGAATGCTCTTGGTGCTATTGGTGTTTCCCTTGAGGTAGGAGTTTCCTTTAATCAAATTGCAGAAAGTTTAGAGATGTTTAGAAATGCTAATAGAAGAATGGAATTAAAAGGAACGGTCAATGGAATAACCTTTATTGATGATTATGCACATCATCCTACGGAAATAGAAACTTCTTACAAAGCTTTAAAAAGCTCCTTTCCAGATAGAAGAATTGTTGTTTTATTCCAACCTCACAGATTTTCAAGAACAAATCTTTTGTGGAAAGAATTTGTTAAAGTTTTAAAGGAAATAGATAATCTTTTCATTTCGGACATCTATCCTGCCGGTGAAAAACCTATTAAGGGTATTAATGCTAAAAACCTTGCCAGAGAATGCGGTGCTGTTTATTGTGGCTCCCTAAAAAAAGCTTGCAGAACCATTAAATTAGAACTAAAACCTGGAGATGTTTTTCTCTCAATGGGTGCTGGAGATGTAACAAAAGCTTTTGAATTAATCACAGGAGAAAAAGATGAGCAAGAAGACTATTTATCTTTTTGA
- the polA gene encoding DNA polymerase I — protein sequence MSKKTIYLFDGTSLAYRAYYAIKDLTTSKGFPTNAIYGFIRMFLKLYKDFKPNYIAVAFDVGKKTFRSKLLKEYKANRKPTPDSFKLQLPYIKKFLECLGITILEKEGFEADDILGTAAKKFASEGYRVFVVTPDKDMRQLIDGKISVIAINKTGQKEIYDLVSFKEKYGIEPEQIPDFFGLVGDSVDNIPGVPSIGEKTAQKLIAEFGNLENLYKNLSKLTSKRREVLEKFKEQAFLSRELAKIKKNVPIEISLENLKVKEPQGKCLGEFLKELEMRSIVSELKKLFPSIDFGEFDKFKKSKKLSKEEFKRKIQPADLFSTPEVAVIHDFERVIAINEGYVEVDFKEIEEFLPEKGKIYTFDLKSLYHKVGEKLRNFSFIDLSVCEYLLNPLQKDYSSKDILKKRLGVVSLEEVKDYVHYTLDIGKEILNELKKEGLENLYESIEHPLTFVLYKMEKRGVLFDKEYLENFGKELDRKSKEIEKKIFEIAGEKFNLNSPKQLSKILFEKLKLKPLKKTKSGYSTDVETLTALALKGHKIAELLLEYRKLTKLNSTFVKGILKHMDEDGRVRTTFIQTGTATGRLSSAEPNLQNLPVSDEISKKIRYAVTAPAGYNLVWADYSQIELRILAHLSQDEKLLEAYRKGRDIHTETASYLFGISAEEVDERLRRIAKTVNFGIIYGMSPHGLSERLGISVEEAEKYIDRYFEKFPKVKEYIENTLREAYEKGYVKTIFGRKRPLPELKSSNKNIRSFGERAAVNATIQGTAADIMKLAMVKLYKKLEKLGAYMVLQVHDEIVIEALEEKTEEIMKIVKETMENVVEFSVPLTVDVKVGKHWS from the coding sequence ATGAGCAAGAAGACTATTTATCTTTTTGATGGAACAAGTCTTGCCTATAGAGCTTACTACGCAATAAAGGATCTTACCACAAGCAAAGGCTTTCCTACAAATGCTATATATGGTTTTATAAGGATGTTCCTAAAACTTTATAAGGATTTTAAACCTAATTATATTGCTGTAGCTTTTGATGTTGGAAAAAAAACATTTAGAAGTAAACTCCTAAAGGAATACAAGGCAAATAGAAAACCAACACCAGATAGTTTTAAATTACAACTTCCCTACATAAAAAAATTTTTAGAATGCTTGGGAATAACGATTCTTGAAAAAGAAGGTTTTGAGGCAGACGATATTCTTGGAACTGCTGCCAAAAAGTTTGCTTCTGAAGGGTATAGAGTTTTTGTGGTTACTCCCGATAAGGATATGAGACAGCTTATAGATGGAAAAATTTCAGTAATTGCAATAAATAAGACTGGACAAAAAGAAATTTACGATCTTGTAAGTTTTAAGGAAAAGTATGGTATTGAACCTGAACAAATTCCAGATTTCTTTGGTCTTGTAGGAGACTCCGTTGATAATATTCCTGGAGTTCCGAGTATAGGGGAAAAGACTGCGCAGAAATTAATTGCAGAGTTTGGTAATCTTGAAAACTTATATAAAAACCTTTCTAAGTTAACTTCTAAAAGAAGAGAAGTCCTTGAAAAGTTTAAGGAACAAGCTTTCTTAAGCAGAGAACTTGCAAAAATAAAAAAGAACGTTCCAATAGAAATTTCCCTTGAAAACCTAAAAGTAAAAGAGCCTCAAGGCAAGTGCCTTGGAGAATTTCTAAAGGAACTTGAAATGAGAAGTATAGTTAGCGAGTTAAAGAAACTTTTTCCAAGTATAGATTTTGGGGAATTTGATAAGTTTAAAAAGAGCAAAAAACTTTCAAAGGAAGAGTTTAAAAGAAAAATCCAGCCAGCTGATTTATTCTCAACTCCAGAAGTTGCTGTTATCCACGATTTTGAAAGAGTTATTGCGATTAATGAAGGATATGTAGAAGTAGATTTTAAAGAGATAGAGGAATTTTTACCAGAAAAAGGAAAAATTTATACATTTGATCTAAAATCGCTCTATCACAAAGTTGGAGAAAAATTAAGAAACTTTTCATTTATAGATCTTTCAGTTTGTGAATATCTTCTAAATCCTCTTCAAAAAGATTACTCTTCAAAAGATATTCTCAAAAAAAGACTAGGAGTTGTTAGTCTTGAAGAAGTCAAAGACTATGTTCACTATACATTGGATATTGGAAAGGAAATCCTAAATGAACTTAAAAAAGAAGGTCTTGAAAACCTTTATGAGTCTATAGAACATCCTTTGACTTTTGTTCTTTACAAAATGGAAAAAAGAGGTGTACTTTTTGATAAAGAGTATTTAGAAAACTTTGGTAAAGAGCTTGATAGAAAAAGTAAGGAAATAGAAAAGAAAATTTTTGAAATAGCAGGAGAGAAGTTTAACCTTAACTCTCCTAAGCAGCTTTCTAAAATTCTTTTTGAAAAGCTGAAACTCAAACCTCTTAAAAAAACGAAAAGTGGATATTCAACAGATGTTGAGACGCTTACTGCTTTAGCTTTAAAAGGACACAAAATTGCTGAACTTCTTCTTGAATATAGAAAACTAACAAAACTGAACAGTACCTTTGTAAAAGGAATTCTTAAACATATGGATGAAGACGGAAGAGTTCGTACGACTTTCATTCAGACTGGAACAGCAACTGGTAGACTCTCAAGTGCAGAACCTAATCTTCAAAACCTTCCTGTTTCAGATGAAATTTCAAAAAAAATTAGATACGCTGTAACTGCACCTGCTGGATATAACCTTGTCTGGGCTGATTACTCACAAATCGAACTAAGAATTCTAGCTCACCTTTCTCAAGATGAAAAACTTCTTGAAGCTTATAGAAAAGGTAGGGATATACACACTGAAACTGCTTCTTATCTTTTTGGAATTTCAGCTGAAGAAGTTGACGAAAGACTTAGAAGAATTGCAAAAACTGTCAACTTTGGAATTATTTACGGAATGAGTCCTCACGGTTTATCAGAACGTCTTGGAATTTCGGTAGAAGAAGCAGAAAAGTACATAGATCGTTACTTTGAAAAGTTTCCAAAAGTTAAAGAATACATAGAAAATACTTTAAGAGAAGCTTATGAGAAAGGATACGTTAAAACTATCTTTGGCAGGAAAAGACCACTTCCAGAACTAAAGTCTTCAAACAAAAATATTAGAAGCTTTGGAGAAAGAGCTGCGGTAAATGCAACTATTCAGGGAACAGCTGCTGACATAATGAAACTGGCAATGGTAAAGCTTTATAAAAAGCTAGAAAAGCTTGGAGCTTATATGGTTCTTCAGGTTCATGACGAAATAGTAATTGAAGCTTTGGAAGAGAAAACAGAAGAAATTATGAAAATTGTTAAGGAAACGATGGAAAATGTTGTAGAGTTCTCAGTTCCTCTAACAGTTGACGTAAAAGTTGGAAAACACTGGAGTTAA
- a CDS encoding O-methyltransferase, which produces MTFKRWKNLSEIIPEEIEIFTGSFGKKESILLEMEIFAKKNKIPILLPSAAIVLRLLVSLTKPKRVLEIGTGIGYSTLNIYFAHPEAKITTVDSNRKRSVVAKKFFKRAGIEIEVLEADGFKVIRDYLAENEKFDFIFIDSVKSEYPFFNFKFQALLKSKGIAVFDNVLFRGYIAGKTFHPRYTRTVALLKKFLLDVRKYPGFETYLVPVGDGLLISVKR; this is translated from the coding sequence GTGACTTTTAAAAGATGGAAAAACTTAAGTGAGATAATTCCTGAGGAGATAGAGATTTTTACAGGCTCTTTCGGAAAGAAAGAGTCCATTCTTTTAGAAATGGAAATATTTGCTAAGAAAAATAAGATACCTATTCTTCTTCCTTCAGCAGCAATAGTTTTAAGACTTCTTGTTTCTCTTACAAAACCCAAGAGAGTTCTTGAAATAGGAACAGGAATTGGTTACAGCACTTTAAACATTTACTTTGCCCATCCGGAAGCAAAAATTACAACTGTTGATTCAAACAGAAAAAGGAGTGTAGTTGCAAAGAAATTTTTTAAAAGGGCAGGAATAGAGATTGAAGTTTTAGAAGCAGATGGATTTAAAGTAATTAGAGATTACCTTGCTGAAAATGAAAAGTTTGATTTCATATTTATTGATTCTGTAAAATCGGAATATCCATTTTTTAATTTTAAGTTTCAGGCACTTCTTAAAAGTAAAGGAATTGCTGTTTTTGATAATGTTCTTTTTCGAGGTTACATTGCAGGAAAGACTTTTCATCCAAGATACACAAGAACGGTGGCTCTTTTGAAAAAGTTTCTTTTAGATGTTAGAAAATATCCGGGTTTTGAAACTTATTTAGTTCCCGTAGGTGATGGATTATTGATCTCTGTTAAAAGATAA
- a CDS encoding IS5-like element ISDeth1 family transposase has product MPKLRKKPILSGMKAKRLNSHKVLNLSKTYMNRRGQAVLVYLYPFKTKRGRPKKYPDEIILTLLFLQVAWNLSFRDLEYLAVQIFGRENIPDFSTYYYRLKQLPSILLVDFLNFVSRRLLGKYHKELRFLIIDGTGFKYNEIYPLKILRGKEIKEVKSHVKVVVLSVHLKDGKRFILTALPGESYASEVKLGEKIVRWLNERGFIWRALKGKPFLGDKAYDSIKFIELVLLVGLKPYIKVRETLRKGIKSEIRLKCKELLESDEIYRFRGLIESIFGEVKQDVGSYEKTKSFHIAQLFVLAKFILFNMGVLFFVWMIFQTLSVL; this is encoded by the coding sequence TTGCCAAAATTAAGAAAAAAGCCTATCCTCTCCGGTATGAAAGCGAAAAGACTAAATTCCCACAAAGTACTCAACCTATCAAAAACATACATGAACCGGAGAGGACAGGCTGTACTGGTATATTTATATCCTTTTAAAACCAAAAGAGGAAGACCCAAGAAATACCCTGACGAGATAATTCTTACCCTTCTTTTCCTCCAAGTAGCCTGGAACCTATCATTCAGAGACCTTGAATATTTGGCAGTTCAGATATTTGGAAGAGAGAATATTCCTGATTTTTCAACCTATTATTACCGACTCAAGCAACTACCTTCCATTCTCCTTGTAGATTTTCTGAACTTTGTCTCTCGAAGACTCTTAGGGAAGTATCATAAAGAACTAAGATTTCTGATAATAGATGGAACTGGCTTCAAATACAATGAGATTTATCCATTGAAAATTCTAAGAGGCAAAGAGATAAAGGAGGTAAAAAGCCACGTTAAAGTTGTTGTATTAAGCGTTCATCTAAAAGATGGAAAAAGGTTCATTCTTACTGCATTACCTGGAGAGAGTTACGCTTCGGAAGTGAAACTTGGAGAGAAAATAGTTAGGTGGTTAAACGAAAGGGGATTTATATGGAGAGCTTTGAAAGGAAAGCCATTTTTAGGAGACAAAGCTTATGACAGCATTAAGTTTATTGAGCTTGTTCTGTTAGTAGGCTTAAAGCCTTACATAAAGGTGAGAGAAACATTAAGGAAGGGAATTAAATCTGAGATTAGGCTTAAATGCAAAGAGCTTTTAGAATCTGATGAAATTTACAGGTTTAGAGGACTGATAGAGAGTATTTTTGGAGAAGTTAAGCAGGATGTTGGAAGTTACGAGAAAACAAAGAGCTTTCATATAGCTCAACTGTTTGTTTTAGCTAAGTTTATCCTCTTTAACATGGGAGTTTTGTTCTTTGTCTGGATGATTTTTCAAACACTCTCAGTTCTTTAA